The Streptomyces sp. NBC_01591 genome window below encodes:
- a CDS encoding alpha/beta fold hydrolase, whose amino-acid sequence MPENTTRVRRDVGRYVNDTLRDRYFAASDVLYAMGAPVRSETDVETSFGTTHVYRYGPSDPAAESRTPVVLIHGAGYCSAMWYPNTPALSGERPVYALDTPGDAGRSVHREPMWQPERAAQWMDEALDALGLDRVHLVGSSYGGWLVLNQAHRRPGRLASVTALDPGGLEKVGLRFFAWVFVSLFASFAPKALRPRLASWLEQPVIAVPELRKWVQVGARAFRIRRPAPLPLAEDALRSIRTPLYVIMGKRSLLVHPQRQLERVPRLIPGARAEIIAATGHGPQIDHPDVVNARMLSFMEDVDSLDPAAVDA is encoded by the coding sequence GTGCCCGAGAACACGACCCGTGTGCGCCGCGACGTCGGCCGCTACGTCAACGACACCCTGCGCGACCGCTACTTCGCCGCCAGCGACGTCCTCTACGCGATGGGCGCACCCGTTCGTTCCGAGACGGACGTCGAGACGAGCTTCGGCACCACGCACGTCTACCGGTACGGCCCCTCGGACCCCGCCGCCGAATCCCGCACGCCGGTCGTCCTGATCCACGGCGCGGGCTACTGCTCGGCGATGTGGTACCCCAACACCCCCGCGCTCAGCGGCGAACGGCCCGTCTACGCGCTCGACACCCCAGGTGACGCCGGGCGCAGCGTGCACCGGGAGCCCATGTGGCAGCCCGAGCGTGCCGCCCAGTGGATGGACGAGGCCCTCGACGCGCTCGGCCTGGACCGGGTCCACCTCGTCGGCTCCTCATATGGCGGCTGGCTGGTGCTCAACCAGGCGCACCGCCGACCCGGACGGCTCGCCTCGGTCACCGCCCTCGACCCCGGCGGCCTGGAGAAGGTAGGCCTGCGCTTCTTCGCCTGGGTCTTCGTGAGCCTCTTCGCCAGCTTCGCCCCCAAGGCGCTGCGCCCCCGCCTCGCCTCCTGGCTGGAGCAGCCGGTCATCGCCGTTCCCGAGTTGCGAAAGTGGGTCCAGGTGGGCGCCCGGGCCTTCAGGATCCGCCGCCCCGCACCGCTGCCGCTGGCCGAGGATGCACTGCGCTCCATCCGGACCCCGCTCTACGTCATCATGGGCAAGCGCAGCCTTCTGGTACACCCGCAACGGCAGTTGGAGCGGGTGCCGCGCCTGATCCCCGGGGCCCGTGCCGAGATCATCGCCGCGACGGGCCACGGACCGCAGATCGACCATCCCGACGTGGTCAACGCCCGGATGCTGAGCTTCATGGAGGATGTCGACTCCCTCGACCCGGCCGCAGTCGACGCGTAG
- a CDS encoding DUF6225 family protein, protein MTDVFDHAPQVWNAAQLRAALKDLPDDTPIHIGVAEDPGDFGGYRESVLVDADHVENWWPATGTTPERAEKEKALTLFADWTPGEYDLLD, encoded by the coding sequence ATGACCGACGTCTTTGACCACGCGCCGCAGGTATGGAACGCCGCGCAGCTCCGCGCAGCACTCAAGGACCTGCCCGACGACACCCCCATTCACATTGGTGTCGCTGAAGACCCCGGCGACTTCGGCGGGTACCGCGAATCCGTCCTCGTCGACGCCGACCACGTGGAGAACTGGTGGCCGGCCACTGGCACCACGCCCGAACGGGCAGAGAAGGAGAAGGCGCTCACTCTCTTTGCCGACTGGACGCCCGGAGAGTACGACCTGCTCGACTGA
- a CDS encoding NUDIX hydrolase — MKPEGSLVPRPSARVVLLDDVSRLLLFSALNKGDGSVRWFTPGGGLKPGESHEQAALRELQEETGLTNLSLGPEIWRGRPWTAVRGSVAYEVRQRYYMARVPAFQVDTSAFEEIEKAAITGHRWWTVAELAATSDVLRPAGLPKLLASLLTDGPPDRPIPVDG; from the coding sequence ATGAAACCGGAGGGGAGCCTGGTGCCGCGCCCGAGCGCGCGCGTGGTGTTGCTGGACGACGTCAGTCGGCTACTGCTGTTCTCCGCCCTGAACAAGGGGGACGGTTCCGTCCGGTGGTTCACCCCTGGAGGCGGGCTCAAGCCAGGCGAAAGCCACGAGCAGGCAGCCCTGCGGGAGTTGCAGGAGGAAACCGGGCTGACGAACCTCTCGCTGGGTCCGGAGATTTGGCGAGGGCGTCCGTGGACAGCGGTCCGGGGCAGCGTCGCTTATGAGGTTCGCCAGCGCTACTACATGGCCCGGGTGCCTGCGTTCCAGGTCGATACCTCGGCTTTCGAGGAGATCGAGAAGGCCGCGATCACTGGGCACCGCTGGTGGACCGTAGCGGAACTGGCCGCGACCTCGGATGTATTGCGGCCGGCTGGGCTGCCGAAACTGTTGGCGTCCTTGCTGACCGACGGCCCACCGGACCGACCGATCCCCGTAGACGGCTGA
- a CDS encoding IS5 family transposase produces MPQSSVPTAGQSNSAAPSCDCLAHVYGNAADRPARQRRYPTDMTDGEWAEVRPLLPVPGWMRGRGGRPEGYCHRALLDAVRYLVDNGIKWRAMPADFPPWDRVYAFFRRWRDHVLVKEFHDRLRARVRERLGRDAEPSAGVIDSQSVKADAVVGVDSRGFDGGKLVNGRKRHVVVDTLGLLLGVMVTAADTGDRAAAHVLLRQVADSHHRLARVWADGGYTGSLVEHCLATLALVLAIVKRSDDMRGFVVLPKRWIVERFFAHLMRTRRLARDFERRTTSAEAMIYWSMTLLMTRRLARPHPQRA; encoded by the coding sequence ATGCCGCAGTCTTCCGTGCCGACGGCCGGGCAGTCCAACTCGGCTGCTCCATCGTGTGATTGCCTCGCGCACGTGTACGGCAACGCGGCCGACCGGCCCGCGCGGCAGCGCCGGTACCCGACGGACATGACGGACGGGGAGTGGGCTGAGGTCCGGCCGCTGCTGCCGGTGCCGGGCTGGATGCGCGGGCGGGGCGGCCGGCCGGAAGGGTACTGCCACCGCGCGCTGCTGGACGCGGTCCGGTATCTCGTGGACAACGGGATCAAGTGGCGGGCGATGCCCGCCGACTTCCCGCCGTGGGACCGGGTGTATGCCTTCTTCCGCCGCTGGCGCGACCACGTGCTGGTCAAGGAGTTCCACGACCGGCTGCGTGCCAGGGTCCGCGAGAGGCTGGGCCGCGATGCGGAGCCGAGTGCGGGTGTGATCGACTCGCAGTCCGTCAAGGCGGACGCCGTCGTCGGCGTGGACAGCCGCGGCTTTGACGGCGGCAAGCTGGTCAACGGGCGCAAGCGGCACGTCGTGGTCGACACCCTCGGCCTGCTGCTGGGCGTGATGGTCACCGCCGCGGACACCGGCGACCGCGCTGCCGCCCACGTCCTGCTGAGGCAAGTGGCCGACTCGCACCACCGCCTCGCCCGCGTCTGGGCCGACGGCGGCTACACCGGCAGCCTCGTCGAGCACTGCCTGGCCACGCTCGCCCTGGTCCTGGCGATCGTCAAACGCAGCGACGACATGCGCGGCTTCGTGGTGCTGCCCAAGCGGTGGATCGTCGAACGGTTCTTCGCGCATCTGATGCGCACCCGCCGCCTGGCCCGCGACTTCGAGCGCCGCACCACCAGCGCCGAGGCGATGATCTACTGGTCGATGACCCTGCTCATGACCCGCCGCCTGGCCCGGCCACACCCGCAGCGAGCGTGA
- a CDS encoding IS110 family transposase, with protein sequence MTVTCGIDWASDHHDVALIDHEGTLLSRARINDDLEGLHQLLSLLTAHGDSANTLIPVAIETSRGLLVACLRATGRPVYAINPMAAARYRDRHTVTRKKSDHLDAMVLANILRTDKAAHRPLPDDSELARAIAVLARAQQDAVWDRTQAGNKLRSHLRECFPGFLATFQHNREGISSNVARVLLAAAPTPEQAARLTRVQLRSLLKRAGRQRGIEAEAERLRDALRIPQMRQPPQVEQAMGRQAIALLRQLDAACTSVDDLAEATVESFDTHPDAEVITSFPGLGALTGARVLAEIGDDRSRFTDARGLKAFAGAAPVTRASGRSLAVMARRVKNQRLASVGYVWAFASLTASPGARAHYDRRRADGDRHTAAQRNLFNRMLGCLHHCLTKRTRYDELAAFPAPSTPQLTIAA encoded by the coding sequence ATGACCGTCACCTGCGGAATCGACTGGGCCAGCGACCACCACGATGTCGCTCTGATCGACCACGAGGGCACCTTGTTATCCAGGGCCCGAATCAACGACGACCTCGAGGGCCTGCACCAGCTCCTCAGTCTCCTCACCGCTCACGGCGACAGCGCGAACACCCTGATTCCTGTCGCGATCGAGACCTCCCGCGGCCTCCTTGTGGCCTGCCTGCGAGCCACCGGCCGGCCCGTCTACGCGATCAACCCGATGGCCGCCGCACGCTACCGCGACCGGCATACGGTCACCCGCAAGAAGTCCGACCACCTCGACGCCATGGTGCTCGCGAACATCTTGCGCACGGACAAGGCCGCCCACCGGCCGCTGCCCGACGACAGCGAACTCGCCCGCGCTATAGCCGTCCTGGCCCGCGCTCAGCAGGACGCGGTCTGGGACCGCACCCAAGCGGGCAACAAACTCCGCTCCCACCTGCGCGAATGCTTCCCCGGCTTCCTCGCGACCTTCCAGCACAACCGCGAAGGAATCAGCAGCAACGTCGCCCGCGTCCTCCTGGCCGCGGCCCCCACACCCGAACAGGCGGCCAGGCTCACCCGCGTCCAGCTGCGCTCGCTCCTGAAAAGGGCCGGCCGCCAACGCGGCATCGAGGCGGAAGCCGAACGGCTCCGAGACGCACTGCGCATCCCGCAGATGCGCCAGCCTCCGCAGGTCGAGCAGGCCATGGGCCGCCAGGCCATCGCCCTGCTCAGACAACTTGATGCCGCCTGCACCAGTGTCGACGACCTCGCCGAAGCGACGGTGGAGTCTTTTGACACGCACCCGGACGCCGAGGTCATCACCAGCTTTCCAGGGCTCGGGGCTCTCACCGGCGCCCGGGTGCTCGCCGAGATCGGTGACGACCGATCCCGCTTCACCGACGCTAGAGGGCTCAAGGCCTTCGCCGGAGCCGCACCGGTCACCCGGGCGTCCGGCAGGAGCCTCGCGGTCATGGCCCGACGGGTCAAGAACCAGCGTCTGGCCTCGGTCGGCTATGTCTGGGCCTTCGCCAGCCTGACCGCTTCACCCGGAGCCCGGGCCCACTACGACCGGCGGCGAGCCGATGGAGACCGTCACACCGCCGCTCAGCGCAACCTCTTCAACCGCATGCTCGGCTGCCTCCACCACTGCCTTACCAAGCGAACCCGCTATGACGAGCTCGCCGCGTTCCCCGCACCGTCAACCCCACAACTCACCATCGCCGCTTGA
- a CDS encoding IS6 family transposase: MEIIAHCVWLYFRFPLSFREVEELMLERGVIVSHETVRRWCTKFGQAYANGLGRRRVQPGDKWHLDEVFLRINGELKYLWRAVDADGNVLDILVQGRRDKAAARRFFHKLLKKTCSVPRVIVTDKLRSYGAAHREVMPSVEHRAHKGLNNRAENSHQPTRQHERAMKGFRSTGGAQRFLSAFSGISPHFRPRRHLMTATQYRTEMTTRFTIWDEITGATDQPIAA; this comes from the coding sequence GTGGAGATCATTGCGCACTGCGTGTGGCTGTACTTCCGTTTCCCGCTGTCGTTCCGCGAGGTCGAGGAGCTGATGCTCGAGCGCGGCGTGATCGTCTCCCACGAGACGGTCCGCCGCTGGTGTACGAAGTTCGGGCAGGCCTACGCCAACGGCCTGGGCCGCCGGCGTGTGCAGCCGGGTGACAAGTGGCACCTGGACGAGGTCTTCCTCAGGATCAACGGTGAGCTGAAGTACCTGTGGCGGGCCGTCGACGCCGATGGCAACGTGCTCGACATTTTGGTCCAGGGCCGAAGGGACAAGGCTGCGGCCAGGCGGTTCTTCCACAAACTGCTCAAGAAGACCTGCTCGGTGCCGAGGGTGATCGTCACCGACAAGCTCCGCTCCTACGGCGCGGCCCACCGCGAGGTCATGCCCTCCGTAGAACACCGCGCCCACAAGGGTCTGAACAACCGGGCCGAGAACAGCCATCAGCCGACGAGGCAGCACGAACGCGCGATGAAGGGCTTCCGCAGTACCGGCGGGGCCCAGCGGTTCCTGTCCGCGTTCAGCGGCATCTCACCGCACTTCCGACCACGCCGCCACCTGATGACCGCCACCCAATACCGCACCGAGATGACCACCCGCTTCACCATCTGGGACGAGATCACCGGCGCCACCGACCAGCCCATCGCAGCGTAA
- a CDS encoding SDR family NAD(P)-dependent oxidoreductase yields MNYSDTLTSQLAVVTGASSGIGAEFARQLAARGVDLVLVARSKDKLEELASTLRTKHGVTVRPIALDLSLPDSSETLARTLDKQGVVVDILINNAGFASHGDLAEADPGHMASQVQLNVGTLVGNTTRLLPGMVERGRGTVINVASTAGFQAVPHMAVYSATKAFVLSFTRSLWGETRGTGVTVLGICPGATDTPFFDVAGDNASVGSRRTPQQVVATALAALGGRKATVVDGAGNALVSRVVSRLVPERPLIRIAERSVRPSA; encoded by the coding sequence ATGAACTACTCGGACACTCTCACCTCCCAGCTGGCCGTCGTCACCGGCGCTTCGTCAGGGATCGGCGCCGAGTTCGCCCGACAGCTGGCCGCCCGCGGTGTGGACCTGGTCCTCGTCGCCCGTTCGAAAGACAAGCTGGAGGAGCTCGCCTCGACCCTGCGGACCAAGCACGGCGTGACCGTCAGACCCATCGCCCTCGACCTCTCCCTGCCCGACTCCTCCGAGACCCTCGCGCGCACGCTCGACAAGCAGGGCGTCGTGGTGGACATCCTCATCAACAACGCCGGCTTCGCTTCCCACGGCGACCTCGCCGAGGCCGACCCCGGCCACATGGCGTCCCAGGTGCAGCTCAACGTCGGCACGCTCGTCGGCAACACCACCCGGCTCCTGCCCGGCATGGTCGAGCGCGGGCGCGGCACCGTCATCAACGTCGCCAGCACGGCCGGATTCCAGGCGGTGCCGCACATGGCGGTGTACTCCGCGACGAAGGCATTCGTCCTGTCCTTCACGCGTTCCCTCTGGGGCGAGACCCGCGGCACCGGTGTGACCGTCCTCGGGATCTGCCCGGGCGCCACCGACACCCCGTTCTTCGACGTGGCCGGTGACAACGCGTCGGTCGGCAGCCGGCGCACACCGCAGCAGGTCGTCGCCACAGCACTCGCGGCGCTCGGCGGACGCAAGGCGACCGTCGTCGACGGCGCCGGCAATGCCCTGGTGTCACGCGTCGTCAGCCGCCTGGTACCCGAGCGCCCCCTGATCCGCATCGCCGAACGCAGCGTACGCCCCAGCGCGTGA
- a CDS encoding TetR/AcrR family transcriptional regulator → MGRPVDQLTPKGAATRREILRAAARVFDAKGYALARMDDVVSETGLTKGAVYFHFKSKAALAHAVVDDQKQGMLAHVRRQLEGLGGPAAQVRGLVPVLVDLVIAEPAGWSVVRLDRELTTESPQERAQVSVLAEWVGLVEELLLAGARAGDLHLPADAHVLATVFVGAFDGLKGVLEATGRATPEELRRAAGALAEVIEATIEAH, encoded by the coding sequence ATGGGAAGGCCAGTGGATCAACTGACACCGAAGGGCGCGGCGACGCGCCGGGAGATTCTGCGCGCCGCCGCCCGTGTCTTCGATGCCAAGGGGTACGCCCTGGCCCGGATGGACGACGTGGTGAGCGAGACCGGCCTCACCAAGGGTGCCGTGTACTTCCACTTCAAGAGCAAGGCCGCCCTGGCCCATGCGGTCGTCGACGATCAGAAGCAGGGGATGCTTGCGCATGTGCGCAGGCAGCTCGAGGGGCTCGGAGGGCCGGCTGCGCAGGTACGCGGACTCGTCCCCGTCCTCGTGGACCTCGTCATCGCCGAACCCGCGGGATGGTCCGTCGTGCGGCTCGACCGCGAGCTCACCACCGAGTCACCGCAGGAACGCGCTCAGGTGTCCGTTCTCGCGGAGTGGGTCGGCCTGGTCGAAGAACTCCTTCTGGCCGGCGCCCGCGCGGGCGACCTGCACCTTCCGGCCGACGCCCACGTGCTGGCGACCGTATTCGTGGGCGCGTTCGACGGGCTGAAGGGCGTCCTCGAGGCCACGGGGCGCGCCACTCCCGAAGAGCTGCGCCGTGCAGCAGGCGCTCTCGCCGAAGTCATTGAGGCGACCATCGAAGCTCACTGA